From Cucumis melo cultivar AY chromosome 1, USDA_Cmelo_AY_1.0, whole genome shotgun sequence, a single genomic window includes:
- the LOC103497629 gene encoding ubiquitin-like-conjugating enzyme ATG10 isoform X5, protein MVDGYLSLEKICLLRPQEEKGGCLEETDIDGAGNNNEYLDEATLVPPPSDQEVHYYDFHILHCASYSVPVLYFRAYCCDGQQLMFEEIEKDLPSQSVDTLLNSKWTFITQEEHPYLNRPWFKLHPCGTSEWMKLLFLSDASWFNNEIAIERYVASWLSVVGQVVGLRIPMELLKEVSGSQL, encoded by the exons ATG GTTGACGGATACTTATCTTTGGAGAAAATATGCCTTCTGAGACCACAAGAG GAGAAAGGAGGGTGTTTAGAGGAAACAGATATTGATGGGGCTGGCAACAACAACGAGTATCTTGATGAAGCTACATTA GTCCCACCCCCAAGTGACCAAGAAGTACATTACTATGATTTTCACATTCTGCACTGTGCATCATATAGTGTTCCAGTGCTATACTTTCGAGCTTACTGTTGTG ATGGACAACAGCTGATGtttgaagaaattgaaaaggATCTCCCATCACAGTCTGTAGATACATtattgaattcaaaatggaCATTTATTACTCAGGAG GAGCATCCATATTTAAACAGACCATGGTTCAAATTACATCCTTGTGGAACCAGTGAATGGATGAAGCTACTCTTTCTTAGTGATGCTTCTTGGTTCAATAATGAAATAGCTATTGAAAGATATGTTGCCTCATGGCTCTCAGTTGTGGGGCAAGTAGTTGGCTTGAGGATTCCTATGGAATTGTTGAAAGAAGTCAGTGGCAGTCAGCTTTGA
- the LOC103497629 gene encoding ubiquitin-like-conjugating enzyme ATG10 isoform X1: MVGTCEAIASGGTISSSDFYKAASAFIHRWKLINSDFPSWSWVPYQKLRWISSDDKVDGYLSLEKICLLRPQENEQEKGGCLEETDIDGAGNNNEYLDEATLVPPPSDQEVHYYDFHILHCASYSVPVLYFRAYCCDGQQLMFEEIEKDLPSQSVDTLLNSKWTFITQEEHPYLNRPWFKLHPCGTSEWMKLLFLSDASWFNNEIAIERYVASWLSVVGQVVGLRIPMELLKEVSGSQL, translated from the exons ATG GTTGGTACATGTGAAGCAATAGCTTCGGGTGGAACTATCTCATCAAGTGATTTTTACAAGGCTGCTTCTGCTTTTATTCATAGATGGAAACTTATCAATTCTGATTTTCCTTCATGGTCATGGGTTCCATATCAGAAATTACGGTGGATTAGTTCTGATGATAAA GTTGACGGATACTTATCTTTGGAGAAAATATGCCTTCTGAGACCACAAGAG AACGAGCAGGAGAAAGGAGGGTGTTTAGAGGAAACAGATATTGATGGGGCTGGCAACAACAACGAGTATCTTGATGAAGCTACATTA GTCCCACCCCCAAGTGACCAAGAAGTACATTACTATGATTTTCACATTCTGCACTGTGCATCATATAGTGTTCCAGTGCTATACTTTCGAGCTTACTGTTGTG ATGGACAACAGCTGATGtttgaagaaattgaaaaggATCTCCCATCACAGTCTGTAGATACATtattgaattcaaaatggaCATTTATTACTCAGGAG GAGCATCCATATTTAAACAGACCATGGTTCAAATTACATCCTTGTGGAACCAGTGAATGGATGAAGCTACTCTTTCTTAGTGATGCTTCTTGGTTCAATAATGAAATAGCTATTGAAAGATATGTTGCCTCATGGCTCTCAGTTGTGGGGCAAGTAGTTGGCTTGAGGATTCCTATGGAATTGTTGAAAGAAGTCAGTGGCAGTCAGCTTTGA
- the LOC103497629 gene encoding ubiquitin-like-conjugating enzyme ATG10 isoform X4 translates to MVDGYLSLEKICLLRPQENEQEKGGCLEETDIDGAGNNNEYLDEATLVPPPSDQEVHYYDFHILHCASYSVPVLYFRAYCCDGQQLMFEEIEKDLPSQSVDTLLNSKWTFITQEEHPYLNRPWFKLHPCGTSEWMKLLFLSDASWFNNEIAIERYVASWLSVVGQVVGLRIPMELLKEVSGSQL, encoded by the exons ATG GTTGACGGATACTTATCTTTGGAGAAAATATGCCTTCTGAGACCACAAGAG AACGAGCAGGAGAAAGGAGGGTGTTTAGAGGAAACAGATATTGATGGGGCTGGCAACAACAACGAGTATCTTGATGAAGCTACATTA GTCCCACCCCCAAGTGACCAAGAAGTACATTACTATGATTTTCACATTCTGCACTGTGCATCATATAGTGTTCCAGTGCTATACTTTCGAGCTTACTGTTGTG ATGGACAACAGCTGATGtttgaagaaattgaaaaggATCTCCCATCACAGTCTGTAGATACATtattgaattcaaaatggaCATTTATTACTCAGGAG GAGCATCCATATTTAAACAGACCATGGTTCAAATTACATCCTTGTGGAACCAGTGAATGGATGAAGCTACTCTTTCTTAGTGATGCTTCTTGGTTCAATAATGAAATAGCTATTGAAAGATATGTTGCCTCATGGCTCTCAGTTGTGGGGCAAGTAGTTGGCTTGAGGATTCCTATGGAATTGTTGAAAGAAGTCAGTGGCAGTCAGCTTTGA
- the LOC103497629 gene encoding ubiquitin-like-conjugating enzyme ATG10 isoform X2 — MVGTCEAIASGGTISSSDFYKAASAFIHRWKLINSDFPSWSWVPYQKLRWISSDDKVDGYLSLEKICLLRPQEEKGGCLEETDIDGAGNNNEYLDEATLVPPPSDQEVHYYDFHILHCASYSVPVLYFRAYCCDGQQLMFEEIEKDLPSQSVDTLLNSKWTFITQEEHPYLNRPWFKLHPCGTSEWMKLLFLSDASWFNNEIAIERYVASWLSVVGQVVGLRIPMELLKEVSGSQL; from the exons ATG GTTGGTACATGTGAAGCAATAGCTTCGGGTGGAACTATCTCATCAAGTGATTTTTACAAGGCTGCTTCTGCTTTTATTCATAGATGGAAACTTATCAATTCTGATTTTCCTTCATGGTCATGGGTTCCATATCAGAAATTACGGTGGATTAGTTCTGATGATAAA GTTGACGGATACTTATCTTTGGAGAAAATATGCCTTCTGAGACCACAAGAG GAGAAAGGAGGGTGTTTAGAGGAAACAGATATTGATGGGGCTGGCAACAACAACGAGTATCTTGATGAAGCTACATTA GTCCCACCCCCAAGTGACCAAGAAGTACATTACTATGATTTTCACATTCTGCACTGTGCATCATATAGTGTTCCAGTGCTATACTTTCGAGCTTACTGTTGTG ATGGACAACAGCTGATGtttgaagaaattgaaaaggATCTCCCATCACAGTCTGTAGATACATtattgaattcaaaatggaCATTTATTACTCAGGAG GAGCATCCATATTTAAACAGACCATGGTTCAAATTACATCCTTGTGGAACCAGTGAATGGATGAAGCTACTCTTTCTTAGTGATGCTTCTTGGTTCAATAATGAAATAGCTATTGAAAGATATGTTGCCTCATGGCTCTCAGTTGTGGGGCAAGTAGTTGGCTTGAGGATTCCTATGGAATTGTTGAAAGAAGTCAGTGGCAGTCAGCTTTGA
- the LOC103497629 gene encoding ubiquitin-like-conjugating enzyme ATG10 isoform X3, whose translation MPSETTRGLLHPFLLPFFVLLLQYYCSSLFRLLCFQQNEQEKGGCLEETDIDGAGNNNEYLDEATLVPPPSDQEVHYYDFHILHCASYSVPVLYFRAYCCDGQQLMFEEIEKDLPSQSVDTLLNSKWTFITQEEHPYLNRPWFKLHPCGTSEWMKLLFLSDASWFNNEIAIERYVASWLSVVGQVVGLRIPMELLKEVSGSQL comes from the exons ATGCCTTCTGAGACCACAAGAGGTCTGCTTCATCCATTTTTATTGCCcttttttgttcttcttctGCAATATTATTGTTCTTCGTTGTTTCGTTTATTATGTTTTCAACAGAACGAGCAGGAGAAAGGAGGGTGTTTAGAGGAAACAGATATTGATGGGGCTGGCAACAACAACGAGTATCTTGATGAAGCTACATTA GTCCCACCCCCAAGTGACCAAGAAGTACATTACTATGATTTTCACATTCTGCACTGTGCATCATATAGTGTTCCAGTGCTATACTTTCGAGCTTACTGTTGTG ATGGACAACAGCTGATGtttgaagaaattgaaaaggATCTCCCATCACAGTCTGTAGATACATtattgaattcaaaatggaCATTTATTACTCAGGAG GAGCATCCATATTTAAACAGACCATGGTTCAAATTACATCCTTGTGGAACCAGTGAATGGATGAAGCTACTCTTTCTTAGTGATGCTTCTTGGTTCAATAATGAAATAGCTATTGAAAGATATGTTGCCTCATGGCTCTCAGTTGTGGGGCAAGTAGTTGGCTTGAGGATTCCTATGGAATTGTTGAAAGAAGTCAGTGGCAGTCAGCTTTGA